From a single Sorghum bicolor cultivar BTx623 chromosome 5, Sorghum_bicolor_NCBIv3, whole genome shotgun sequence genomic region:
- the LOC8058632 gene encoding coiled-coil domain-containing protein SCD2 isoform X2: protein MDWRRAGSPTYGRRRSGGGIYSAPASPAHPLGAATTTAASPVHPLAARSNSKARAAAAMAHAMSRAAGPRDDDADRAGSNGMISPRRGSAYGYVYGGRSPLHAAAAGGGGGGAKDKYFGFALPKLGRNGVDSAAANRAPSTGRSTFAPPVGVNVRPLQAVEIPNGTPRDRRAVYPDPTFAQSTRSRDSHDSSTLTEELEMLKDENVNLLEKLGLAEEKLRQSEARTTELEKQVANLGDGLSMEVKLMKRREEMLVRKEQEIRKALISKNGKSEELTALQQQLQSAREEASAAVKKLKEAESETQELRTMTRRMVLSKEEMEEVVMKRCWLARYWGLAVQYGIYPDISMSKHEYWSSLAPLPFEYVTSAGQRAKNGSETESNGLEDVDKLVHDLTVTAGEGNVETMLAVDKGLQELAFLKVEDAVLFALAQHHRSNVAGAADPDIKSSGDEKFTEAFDLSKEEEEDVQFKQAWLIYFWRRAKTNSVEEDIAEERLQMWIDRHGQQPTSHDAVDVEQGIHELRKLGIEQLLWELSRHEANLTKDEPSDVEDLT from the exons ATGGACTGGCGCCGGGCCGGCAGCCCGACCTACGGGCGCCGCCGCTCGGGGGGCGGGATCTACTCGGCGCCGGCGTCCCCGGCGCACCCTCTCGGCGCCgccacgacgacggcggcgtcgCCCGTGCACCCGCTGGCGGCGCGGTCCAACTCCAAGGCCCGCGCGGCCGCGGCCATGGCGCACGCCATGTCGCGCGCCGCGGGCCCGCGAGACGACGACGCGGACCGCGCCGGCAGCAACGGGATGATTAGCCCCCGCCGCGGGAGCGCGTACGGGTACGTGTACGGCGGCCGGAGCCCGCTGCACGCCgctgcggccggcggcggcggcggcggggccaaGGACAAGTACTTCGGTTTCGCTCTTCCTAAG TTAGGTCGGAATGGTGTGGACTCAGCTGCAGCGAATCGCGCACCATCAACAGGAAGGTCAACCTTTGCACCTCCAGTTGGCGTTAATGTGAGGCCTCTACAAGCTGTGGAAATTCCCAATGGGACACCTAGGGATAGAAG GGCTGTTTATCCAGATCCCACTTTTGCCCAGTCCACACGGTCACGGGACTCACATGACAGTTCAACACTAACAGAAGAG CTTGAAATGCTAAAAGATGAGAATGTAAATCTCCTGGAGAAG CTTGGGCTAGCAGAAGAGAAACTTAGACAATCTGAAGCCCGGACAACGGAGCTTGAGAAACAG GTTGCTAATCTCGGCGATGGGTTATCTATGGAAGTAAAACTTATGAAAAG GAGGGAGGAGATGCTTGTAAGAAAGGAG CAAGAGATAAGAAAAGCTCTTATATCCAAGAATGGTAAAAGTGAGGAACTCACCGCTCTTCAACAACAGCTACAG TCTGCAAGAGAAGAAGCATCTGCTGCTGTGAAGAAACTCAAAGAAGCTGAATCCGAAACACAAGAGTTACGTACAATGACACGCAGGATGGTCTTAAGCAAAGAAGAAATG GAAGAGGTGGTCATGAAGAGGTGTTGGTTAGCCCGTTATTGGGGCTTGGCTGTCCAATATG GCATCTATCCAGATATCTCAATGTCAAAACATGAATACTGGTCTTCACTTGCACCTCTTCCGTTTGAGTATGTAACATCAGCTGGACAGAGAGCTAAGAATGGTTCTGAAACAGAAAGTAATGGTTTGGAAGACGTAGACAAGCTTGTTCATGATTTGACTGTTACAGCAGGGGAAGGCAACGTAGAAACCATGCTTGCTGTTGATAAAGGACTTCAAGAACTAGCTTTCCTGAAG GTTGAGGATGCGGTACTTTTTGCCCTTGCCCAACACCATCGTTCTAATGTTGCTGGAGCAGCTGATCCAG ATATTAAATCATCTGGTGATGAAAAATTCACTGAAGCATTTG ACTTAAgcaaggaggaagaagaagatgtaCAGTTCAAGCAG GCTTGGCTGATCTATTTCTGGAGGAGGGCTAAAACCAACAGCGTGGAAGAAGATATTGCAGAGGAGCGATTGCAGATGTGGATCGATCGACACGGCCAGCAACCAACGTCACATGACGCTGTGGATG TCGAGCAAGGCATCCACGAGCTGAGGAAGCTGGGCATCGAGCAGCTCCTATGGGAGCTCTCCCGCCATGAGGCGAACCTCACGAAAGACGAACCGTCGGATGTCGAGGACCTGACCTAA
- the LOC8058632 gene encoding coiled-coil domain-containing protein SCD2 isoform X1 yields the protein MDAPRGGGGGHTRRPGISGAAADQRRAAAAQAMARMEEMMLAHAGAAGEFSIILDAPLPSLQQYRRNPAPPSAAPSISKTNTSPLRRVAQGGGGRDDGVPARLRRDGSGHDALGDPDTAARTSRRGAVDGTGAGAARPRAGGARREREQEETVEAPVRLTDPRSVRRPVSRGATPPPRSTEVRRAAAQEEEERAVRREHEQEDTVEAPVRLTDPRSVRKPVSRGATPPSRSTEVRRVAVQEEEERAVRREREQEETVEAPVRLTDPRSVRRPVSRGATPPPRSRVAAQEEEEETPLQLLARGGRSSSTTRPAEVPQATVAPQASEAVAAASLPATRPSSRRSRRDVGVKQVVSEVASSVDSDVESIGRWSSRGSDDGGDEAVLLPRPLAAVVARDRSRSNSPAISRNGVDSAAANRAPSTGRSTFAPPVGVNVRPLQAVEIPNGTPRDRRAVYPDPTFAQSTRSRDSHDSSTLTEELEMLKDENVNLLEKLGLAEEKLRQSEARTTELEKQVANLGDGLSMEVKLMKRREEMLVRKEQEIRKALISKNGKSEELTALQQQLQSAREEASAAVKKLKEAESETQELRTMTRRMVLSKEEMEEVVMKRCWLARYWGLAVQYGIYPDISMSKHEYWSSLAPLPFEYVTSAGQRAKNGSETESNGLEDVDKLVHDLTVTAGEGNVETMLAVDKGLQELAFLKVEDAVLFALAQHHRSNVAGAADPDIKSSGDEKFTEAFDLSKEEEEDVQFKQAWLIYFWRRAKTNSVEEDIAEERLQMWIDRHGQQPTSHDAVDVEQGIHELRKLGIEQLLWELSRHEANLTKDEPSDVEDLT from the exons ATGGACGcgccccgcggcggcggcggcggccacacGCGGCGGCCGGGGAtctccggcgcggcggcggaccAGCGCCGTGCGGCCGCTGCGCAGGCGATGGCGCGCATGGAGGAGATGATGCTCGCGCACGcgggcgccgccggcgagttcaGTATCATCCTCGACGCCCCTCTGCCTTCGCTCCAGCAGTACCGCCGCAACCCCGCGCCGCCGTCGGCTGCCCCCTCGATCTCCAAAACCAACACCTCCCCGCTCCGACGCGTCGCGCAGGGCGGCGGAGGACGCGACGACGGAGTCCCCGCGCGCTTGCGCCGCGACGGGAGCGGGCACGACGCCCTCGGCGACCCGGACACCGCCGCGCGCACCTCTCGCCGCGGCGCTGTCGACGGAACGGGCGCCGGTGCGGCACGACCGCGAGCGGGTGGCGCGCGCCGCGAGCGCGAGCAGGAGGAGACGGTAGAGGCGCCGGTGAGGCTGACGGACCCGCGGAGCGTGCGGAGGCCGGTCTCCCGCGGCGCGACGCCACCACCGAGGTCCACCGAGGTGAGACGCGCGGCGGCTCAGGAGGAGGAAGAGCGTGCCGTGCGCCGCGAGCACGAGCAGGAGGACACGGTGGAGGCGCCGGTGCGGCTGACGGACCCGCGGAGCGTGCGGAAGCCGGTCTCGCGCGGCGCAACGCCTCCATCGAGGTCCACCGAGGTGAGACGCGTGGCGGTTCAGGAGGAGGAAGAGCGTGCTGTGCGTCGCGAGCGCGAGCAGGAGGAGACGGTAGAGGCGCCGGTGCGGCTGACGGACCCGCGGAGCGTGCGGAGGCCTGTATCCCGCGGCGCAACGCCTCCACCGAGGTCACGCGTAGCGGctcaggaggaggaagaggagacgCCGCTTCAGCTGCTGGCGCGCGGTGGGCGGAGCTCAAGCACGACGAGGCCTGCAGAAGTGCCGCAAGCAACAGTAGCGCCGCAAGCTTCAGAGGCCGTCGCTGCTGCCAGCCTGCCTGCCACAAGGCCCTCTAGTCGGCGGTCGAGGCGGGACGTCGGCGTGAAGCAAGTTGTGTCTGAGGTAGCGTCGAGCGTGGACTCCGACGTGGAGAGCATCGGGCGATGGAGCAGCCGAGGGAGCGACGACGGTGGGGATGAGGCAGTGTTGTTGCCCAGGCCATTGGCGGCAGTCGTCGCCAGAGACCGGAGCAGGAGCAATTCGCCCGCGATAA GTCGGAATGGTGTGGACTCAGCTGCAGCGAATCGCGCACCATCAACAGGAAGGTCAACCTTTGCACCTCCAGTTGGCGTTAATGTGAGGCCTCTACAAGCTGTGGAAATTCCCAATGGGACACCTAGGGATAGAAG GGCTGTTTATCCAGATCCCACTTTTGCCCAGTCCACACGGTCACGGGACTCACATGACAGTTCAACACTAACAGAAGAG CTTGAAATGCTAAAAGATGAGAATGTAAATCTCCTGGAGAAG CTTGGGCTAGCAGAAGAGAAACTTAGACAATCTGAAGCCCGGACAACGGAGCTTGAGAAACAG GTTGCTAATCTCGGCGATGGGTTATCTATGGAAGTAAAACTTATGAAAAG GAGGGAGGAGATGCTTGTAAGAAAGGAG CAAGAGATAAGAAAAGCTCTTATATCCAAGAATGGTAAAAGTGAGGAACTCACCGCTCTTCAACAACAGCTACAG TCTGCAAGAGAAGAAGCATCTGCTGCTGTGAAGAAACTCAAAGAAGCTGAATCCGAAACACAAGAGTTACGTACAATGACACGCAGGATGGTCTTAAGCAAAGAAGAAATG GAAGAGGTGGTCATGAAGAGGTGTTGGTTAGCCCGTTATTGGGGCTTGGCTGTCCAATATG GCATCTATCCAGATATCTCAATGTCAAAACATGAATACTGGTCTTCACTTGCACCTCTTCCGTTTGAGTATGTAACATCAGCTGGACAGAGAGCTAAGAATGGTTCTGAAACAGAAAGTAATGGTTTGGAAGACGTAGACAAGCTTGTTCATGATTTGACTGTTACAGCAGGGGAAGGCAACGTAGAAACCATGCTTGCTGTTGATAAAGGACTTCAAGAACTAGCTTTCCTGAAG GTTGAGGATGCGGTACTTTTTGCCCTTGCCCAACACCATCGTTCTAATGTTGCTGGAGCAGCTGATCCAG ATATTAAATCATCTGGTGATGAAAAATTCACTGAAGCATTTG ACTTAAgcaaggaggaagaagaagatgtaCAGTTCAAGCAG GCTTGGCTGATCTATTTCTGGAGGAGGGCTAAAACCAACAGCGTGGAAGAAGATATTGCAGAGGAGCGATTGCAGATGTGGATCGATCGACACGGCCAGCAACCAACGTCACATGACGCTGTGGATG TCGAGCAAGGCATCCACGAGCTGAGGAAGCTGGGCATCGAGCAGCTCCTATGGGAGCTCTCCCGCCATGAGGCGAACCTCACGAAAGACGAACCGTCGGATGTCGAGGACCTGACCTAA
- the LOC8083129 gene encoding uncharacterized protein LOC8083129 — MEMGRRWTDGRLSIDIDQSSDGADDDRIRGLPAPPPAAAGAIDAAQHHNHDGASVCPALPGAFLFRAQRIDPLRGAFLEIPGGVGADDEDAESGGFADRIKRMLSERPPDEFPPLPQSPPMQMPHYQSRRKTRRRQREEGGGGGGGNDNGGDSSSGGEGTSASPKREWWGGASLGDELPTPREMCGRLEAEWLAGFPVPAPLPRSSSRCKGQKRKLEDEASAAAAAAAAAAVAAAASSLGSAGADDDNEEEDGSAGTPEICCRHSHAALAREVRVQVDVLVRCASSWRHADRAAAKRATHVVAELAKKEEVVNVIVEGGAVAALVCHLEEPAVAAPTQEEQQLRPFEHEVEKGTAFALGLLAVKFFSLIP, encoded by the exons CTTCCCGCGCCCCCTCCGGCCGCTGCCGGGGCCATAGATGCCGCCCAGCACCACAACCACGACGGGGCGAGCGTGTGCCCGGCCCTGCCGGGCGCGTTCCTGTTCCGCGCCCAGCGGATCGACCCGCTCCGGGGCGCGTTCCTCGAGATCCCCGGCGGCGTCGGGGCCGACGACGAGGACGCGGAGAGCGGAGGATTCGCCGATCGGATCAAGAGGATGTTATCGGAGCGCCCGCCCGACGAGTTCCCCCCGTTGCCGCAATCGCCCCCGATGCAGATGCCGCACTATCAGTCGCGGCGGAAGACACGGAGGAGACAgagggaggaaggaggaggaggcggtggaggTAATGATAACGGCGGGGACTCGTCCTCGGGAGGGGAGGGCACTAGCGCTTCGCCTAAGAGGGAGTGGTGGGGTGGAGCCAGCCTCGGCGATGAGCTGCCCACCCCTCGGGAGATGTGCGGGAGGCTTGAGGCGGAGTGGCTGGCTGGGTTCCCGGTGCCAGCTCCATTGCCAAGGTCGTCTTCGCGCTGCAAGGGGCAGAAGCGGAAGTTGGAGGACGAggcatccgccgccgccgccgccgccgccgccgccgcggtagCCGCCGCCGCGTCCTCGCTCGGCAGCGCGGGCGCCGACGATGACAACGAGGAGGAGGACGGCTCGGCGGGCACCCCCGAGATCTGCTGCCGCCACTCCCACGCGGCGCTGGCCCGCGAGGTCCGCGTGCAGGTTGATGTCCTCGTCCGCTGCGCCTCTTCGTGGCGCCACGCCGACCGCGCCGCCGCCAAGCGCGCCACCCACGTCGTCGCTGAGCTCGCCAAAAAAG AGGAGGTTGTCAACGTGATTGTAGAGGGCGGCGCCGTGGCGGCCTTGGTGTGCCACCTAGAAGAGCCTGCTGTGGCGGCGCCAACGCAGGAGGAACAACAACTGCGGCCGTTTGAGCACGAGGTTGAGAAGGGCACTGCCTTCGCTCTGGGCCTCCTAGCTGTAAAGTTTTTTTCATTAATTCCCTAA